In Streptomyces canus, one DNA window encodes the following:
- a CDS encoding protease inhibitor, producing MRNTARWAATLGLTATAVCGPLTGAALAEPAAASGLYAPSALVLTLGHGDSAATVTPERAVTLTCAPTSSGTHPAAPLACAELRAVGGDFDALGGTSDALCTKEYAPVVVTVDGVWRGKRVSYERTFANECVKSSYGSSVFAF from the coding sequence CACCGCGCGCTGGGCAGCGACCCTCGGCCTCACGGCCACCGCCGTCTGCGGACCCCTGACCGGGGCCGCCCTCGCCGAACCGGCCGCCGCCTCGGGCCTCTACGCTCCCTCGGCCCTCGTGCTCACCCTCGGCCATGGCGACAGTGCCGCCACCGTCACCCCCGAACGCGCCGTGACCCTGACCTGCGCCCCGACCTCCTCGGGTACCCATCCGGCAGCGCCCCTGGCCTGCGCCGAACTGCGGGCCGTGGGAGGGGATTTCGACGCCCTCGGGGGCACATCCGACGCCCTGTGCACCAAGGAGTACGCCCCCGTGGTGGTCACGGTCGACGGCGTATGGCGGGGCAAGCGGGTCTCCTACGAACGCACCTTCGCCAACGAGTGCGTGAAGAGCTCCTACGGGTCGAGCGTCTTCGCGTTCTGA
- a CDS encoding HemK2/MTQ2 family protein methyltransferase gives MSGYLGSVRSLFPPLVLPGVYTPQEDTALLAGALSEEPLPPGADVLDVGTGTGALALQAARRGSRVTAVDVSWRAVCTARANAWLTGARVRVRRGNLFHPVRDQSFDLILTNPPYVPAPTDARPPRGRARAWDAGHDGRFVLDRVCREAPALLRPGGVLLIVHSELSDSGRTVGHLRAAGLKAAVTRRRRIAFGPVLRTREAWLRERGLLSADAAHDEKEELVVVRAELPL, from the coding sequence ATGTCGGGGTACCTGGGCAGCGTGAGATCACTGTTTCCCCCTCTGGTCCTTCCCGGTGTCTACACCCCTCAGGAAGACACCGCGCTCCTGGCCGGGGCCCTGTCCGAAGAGCCCCTGCCACCGGGCGCGGACGTTCTGGACGTGGGCACCGGGACCGGTGCCCTCGCTCTCCAGGCGGCGCGCCGGGGCAGCCGGGTGACCGCGGTCGACGTGTCGTGGCGGGCGGTGTGCACGGCCCGGGCGAACGCCTGGCTGACCGGCGCGCGGGTCCGGGTCCGGCGCGGGAACCTCTTCCACCCCGTGCGGGACCAGTCGTTCGACCTCATCCTGACCAATCCGCCGTACGTGCCGGCGCCGACGGACGCCCGGCCACCGCGCGGAAGGGCGCGGGCCTGGGACGCGGGCCACGACGGGCGGTTCGTGCTGGACCGCGTCTGCCGTGAGGCGCCCGCCCTGCTGCGCCCCGGAGGGGTGCTGCTGATCGTGCACTCCGAACTGAGCGACTCCGGACGGACGGTGGGGCATCTGCGCGCGGCGGGCCTCAAGGCCGCCGTGACCCGCCGGCGCCGCATCGCGTTCGGACCGGTGCTGCGTACCCGGGAGGCATGGCTGCGTGAGCGCGGCCTGCTGTCCGCCGACGCCGCCCACGACGAAAAGGAAGAGCTGGTGGTCGTCCGTGCCGAACTCCCCCTCTGA
- a CDS encoding CDGSH iron-sulfur domain-containing protein produces the protein MPNSPSDSDRPRRIRVQHRGPLLVEGPVEVELEDGSTVVSDRFRVALCTCRRSRRYPWCDTSHRERTRS, from the coding sequence GTGCCGAACTCCCCCTCTGACTCCGACCGTCCGCGCCGCATCCGGGTTCAGCACCGGGGCCCGCTGCTCGTGGAGGGCCCCGTGGAAGTGGAACTGGAGGACGGCAGCACCGTCGTCTCCGACCGCTTCCGGGTGGCTCTGTGCACCTGTCGGCGCAGTCGTCGCTATCCGTGGTGCGACACCAGCCACCGGGAGCGGACCCGCTCCTAG